A genomic segment from Chitinophagaceae bacterium encodes:
- a CDS encoding phosphoribosylaminoimidazolesuccinocarboxamide synthase, whose protein sequence is MQQFQFPGQTGFYSGKVRDVYTINDQLLVMVASNRISAFDVILPKPIPHKGQILNQLAAYMMHACSDICPHWLLETPAPNVSLGKKCEPVKVEMVVRGHLTGHAWRLYQSGKREICEVPMPDGLKENDAFPKPIITPTTKADAGHDEDISLRDILKLRLVDAFHWQTIQKYSFALFKRGGEIAAKQGLILADTKYEFGLLDDKIVLMDEIHTPDSSRYYYADGFEDRQQKGEKQLQLSKEFVREWLMANNFMGKEGQQVPQMSDQWIHSISRRYIELYEKITGQQFVPQPLSEAETFELISTALNKY, encoded by the coding sequence ATGCAGCAATTTCAATTTCCCGGGCAAACAGGTTTTTATAGTGGTAAAGTTAGAGATGTTTATACTATAAATGACCAATTACTGGTAATGGTTGCCAGCAACAGAATTTCTGCTTTTGACGTTATTTTACCCAAACCCATACCGCATAAAGGCCAGATTTTGAACCAGCTTGCTGCTTATATGATGCATGCCTGCAGCGATATTTGCCCCCACTGGCTTTTGGAAACCCCGGCTCCTAATGTGAGCCTCGGCAAAAAATGTGAGCCCGTAAAAGTAGAAATGGTAGTTCGTGGCCATTTAACAGGCCATGCCTGGCGCCTTTACCAAAGCGGAAAAAGGGAAATTTGTGAAGTACCTATGCCCGATGGCCTTAAAGAAAACGATGCTTTTCCCAAACCCATAATTACGCCCACAACCAAGGCAGATGCGGGCCACGACGAGGATATTAGCTTAAGGGATATATTAAAGTTAAGGCTGGTTGATGCATTTCATTGGCAAACCATACAAAAATACTCTTTTGCATTATTTAAAAGGGGCGGAGAAATTGCGGCAAAACAAGGTTTAATACTTGCCGATACTAAGTACGAATTTGGCTTGCTGGACGATAAAATTGTTTTAATGGACGAGATCCATACACCGGATTCTTCCCGGTATTATTATGCAGATGGATTTGAAGATAGGCAGCAGAAGGGCGAAAAGCAACTCCAGTTAAGTAAAGAATTTGTAAGAGAATGGCTAATGGCCAATAATTTTATGGGTAAAGAAGGCCAGCAGGTGCCCCAAATGAGCGATCAATGGATACATTCCATAAGCCGCAGGTATATTGAACTTTACGAAAAAATTACCGGGCAACAATTTGTGCCGCAGCCATTAAGTGAGGCAGAAACTTTTGAACTTATATCCACAGCTTTAAATAAGTACTAA
- a CDS encoding TonB-dependent receptor: MRKTISSLVMFALANLLVSVAFAQNITIKGKVHNSVSKEAASAVSVTIKGADDGAYTDDKGNFEITTKKALPLTLIISSIGYEMQEVTVGAANQPVSVSFVPTNVLGQEVVVSASRVSEKIMETPVSIERVSPAVIRNAPAANYYDIVSNLKGVDVTTSSLTFRTPTTRGFGGSGNVRFNQLVDGMDNQAPGLNFSVGAIVGLNELDVDNMELLSGASSALYGPGGMNGTLLISSKNPFKYQGLSLIIKTGLMHADGSERSPSPYYNWAVRWGKKISDKFAFKITSELIQAKDWIGMDTRNFDRANGKLIPGNRANSPGYDGVNVYGDETVQDLSPILQKMIAAGQIPPFLSNYIDSIVRYPNKVSRTGYSEQELMDPNTVNFKVGASFNYKITNNTEAILSGYWGTGNTIYTGASRYSIKDFKMGQYKFEMKNKVWNARVYTTQENAGQSFNLAATTQNYNELWKPSTTWYPQYITTYLSGLMSGQVDSAAHARARIVADQGRPALGSPQFKDMYNKVRRIPVPKGGGLLDRSDLWGIDGSYNLSEYTKSFADVIVGGNWRKYLLDSDSTLFPDPVDKPIGITEFGAYVQITKELNSWLKLSASGRYDKNENFKGRFTPRITAVIKAKENNNFRLSYQTAYRFPSTQQQWIDLDLFSYKLIGGNKSFVSKYHFDTNPAYYRDSLQNGVVKQWDYPLQKPESLTSFEVGYRGLLLDQKLMIDAYGYWGFYQDFTGRISVIQSKSGSGIPDLNTDQVYSVPINYHDNINTNGFGIGVDYRLPRNFSVSANFSSDNLDVPAGLTANFNTPKYRLNLGVANSSFGKDKRAGFAINYRWQDGFYFEGDLANGDLPAFQTLDAQVSYKFPKTKSILKLGATNLLNEYYYNAIGNSYVGGLYYISFGYNLY, from the coding sequence ATGAGAAAAACTATTAGCTCGCTGGTTATGTTTGCGCTTGCCAACTTACTGGTGTCGGTTGCATTTGCCCAAAACATAACTATCAAAGGTAAGGTTCATAACAGTGTTTCAAAGGAAGCTGCATCTGCTGTATCGGTAACAATAAAAGGCGCAGATGACGGCGCATATACCGATGATAAAGGTAATTTTGAAATAACTACCAAAAAAGCCTTGCCTTTAACCCTGATAATTTCTTCAATAGGGTATGAAATGCAGGAGGTTACCGTAGGCGCTGCAAACCAGCCGGTATCTGTATCATTTGTACCTACCAATGTACTAGGGCAGGAGGTAGTAGTATCTGCAAGCCGTGTTTCAGAAAAAATAATGGAAACACCGGTTTCTATTGAAAGGGTTAGCCCGGCAGTAATTCGAAATGCACCTGCAGCCAATTATTATGATATTGTTTCTAATTTGAAAGGTGTAGATGTAACCACATCTTCTCTTACTTTTCGCACACCTACTACCCGTGGTTTTGGTGGAAGCGGAAATGTGAGGTTTAACCAACTGGTAGATGGAATGGACAACCAGGCGCCGGGCCTCAACTTTTCGGTAGGCGCTATTGTGGGCCTTAATGAATTGGATGTAGATAATATGGAGTTACTTTCCGGCGCATCTTCTGCTTTATATGGCCCGGGTGGTATGAACGGAACTTTACTAATTTCCAGCAAAAACCCATTTAAATACCAGGGCTTGTCTTTAATTATTAAAACCGGCCTTATGCATGCCGATGGCAGCGAAAGGAGCCCATCTCCTTATTACAACTGGGCTGTACGCTGGGGCAAAAAAATATCTGACAAATTTGCTTTTAAAATTACCTCAGAGTTAATCCAGGCAAAAGACTGGATTGGTATGGATACACGTAATTTCGACAGGGCAAATGGAAAATTAATACCCGGCAACCGTGCCAATTCTCCCGGATATGATGGTGTAAATGTATATGGCGATGAAACCGTTCAGGATTTATCACCCATTTTACAAAAAATGATTGCAGCAGGGCAAATACCGCCATTCCTTAGCAACTATATTGATAGTATTGTAAGGTATCCCAACAAAGTTTCCCGCACCGGCTATTCCGAACAGGAATTGATGGATCCAAACACCGTAAACTTTAAAGTGGGCGCTTCATTCAACTATAAAATAACCAACAATACCGAGGCCATTTTATCCGGCTACTGGGGAACAGGTAATACTATTTATACCGGTGCTTCCCGCTACTCTATTAAAGATTTTAAAATGGGCCAGTACAAATTTGAAATGAAAAATAAGGTATGGAATGCCCGTGTGTACACTACGCAGGAAAATGCAGGCCAGTCATTTAACCTTGCAGCAACAACACAAAACTATAACGAACTTTGGAAACCTTCTACTACTTGGTATCCACAGTATATTACCACCTATCTTAGCGGCTTAATGAGTGGCCAGGTAGACTCTGCTGCCCATGCCCGTGCAAGAATAGTAGCCGACCAGGGAAGGCCTGCTTTAGGTTCTCCACAATTTAAAGATATGTATAACAAAGTAAGGCGCATACCGGTGCCTAAAGGAGGTGGTTTATTGGACCGGAGCGATTTATGGGGAATTGATGGCAGCTACAACTTAAGCGAATACACCAAATCTTTTGCCGACGTAATTGTAGGCGGAAACTGGAGAAAATACCTGCTGGATTCTGATAGTACTTTGTTTCCGGACCCTGTTGATAAACCCATAGGTATTACTGAATTTGGCGCTTATGTACAAATTACCAAAGAACTCAATAGTTGGTTAAAATTAAGTGCATCGGGCAGGTACGATAAAAACGAGAACTTTAAAGGCCGGTTTACTCCAAGGATTACCGCAGTAATTAAAGCAAAAGAAAATAATAATTTCCGCTTGTCTTATCAAACCGCTTATCGCTTTCCATCTACCCAGCAACAATGGATAGACCTCGATCTTTTCTCATATAAATTAATTGGAGGCAACAAATCTTTTGTTTCTAAATACCATTTTGATACCAACCCTGCGTATTACAGAGATTCGCTGCAAAATGGCGTAGTAAAGCAATGGGATTACCCATTACAAAAACCCGAATCTTTAACTTCATTTGAAGTGGGTTACAGGGGATTATTGCTCGACCAAAAATTAATGATTGATGCCTACGGATACTGGGGTTTTTACCAGGATTTTACCGGTCGTATCAGTGTAATCCAATCCAAATCAGGATCGGGGATACCAGACCTCAATACTGACCAGGTTTACTCTGTGCCCATAAATTACCACGATAATATCAATACCAATGGTTTTGGAATAGGGGTAGATTACAGGTTGCCACGTAATTTTTCTGTAAGCGCTAATTTTTCATCAGATAACCTTGATGTTCCTGCAGGATTAACCGCAAATTTTAACACGCCAAAATACAGGTTAAATTTAGGGGTTGCTAATTCCAGTTTTGGAAAAGATAAAAGAGCAGGATTTGCCATAAATTATCGCTGGCAGGATGGGTTTTATTTTGAAGGCGACTTAGCCAATGGCGACCTACCGGCTTTTCAAACATTAGATGCACAGGTGAGTTATAAGTTTCCAAAAACCAAGTCAATACTTAAACTGGGTGCAACAAACCTGCTTAACGAATATTATTATAATGCAATTGGCAACTCCTATGTGGGTGGCTTGTATTATATAAGCTTTGGTTACAATCTTTATTAA
- a CDS encoding fasciclin domain-containing protein: MRFNYKKIKLAALSLAAIVVFLSACNKAPEDILYTNPPFDDPTVSASRATLGDTLASSPYTLFYKMVQRAGKLDTLKSRIYNLTVFVPDNNAMKQFVVAASGGAVPIDAPDAVFEGFISSSLPAATAAAIVTYHILPNGLTASDIPTTLFPNYKFPTIFNPAPTISPLVRLDAYVGRSGNGMWKDNVPVIGPDKLAGNGVIHAIAAVSLPPSQVLWQRISDDTSIAYLKAAIIRADSGMTATTPGSLQHYLSDPTIALGANFTVFAPTNNAFKALIYQLAYPIVWQMIYDQAYAAIYPVVYQQIYDNAIAGGATPDEATAIATAQAPAIAQTQATAIADAQAPATTTALASSPTIFQNPALFPYFSAQTVKGIVVYHIMSQRMFTVNGPTTTTFKPTLLNGAIPLHPGIGITATFAGPFVTAMTVKGVGGGALYPAANVLINPLPGATSDQRYINGVLHKVDRVLLPQ; this comes from the coding sequence ATGCGTTTTAACTATAAAAAAATTAAGCTTGCAGCATTGTCACTTGCGGCAATTGTTGTATTCCTGAGCGCTTGTAACAAAGCGCCTGAAGATATCCTATATACCAATCCGCCATTTGATGACCCAACAGTATCAGCATCGAGGGCTACGCTTGGCGATACGCTTGCCTCATCGCCGTATACTCTTTTTTATAAAATGGTTCAAAGGGCTGGCAAATTAGATACTTTAAAAAGCAGGATTTACAACCTCACGGTATTTGTGCCCGATAATAATGCCATGAAACAATTTGTTGTAGCTGCTTCAGGTGGAGCCGTACCCATTGATGCGCCAGATGCTGTTTTTGAAGGTTTCATCAGTAGTTCTTTACCTGCTGCAACTGCTGCGGCAATTGTAACTTATCATATATTGCCCAATGGGTTAACGGCATCTGATATACCTACTACATTATTTCCCAATTATAAATTTCCCACTATTTTTAATCCTGCACCCACTATAAGTCCATTAGTTCGCTTAGATGCTTATGTTGGCCGCAGTGGTAATGGAATGTGGAAAGATAATGTGCCGGTTATAGGCCCAGATAAGCTTGCAGGAAACGGGGTTATTCATGCCATTGCAGCCGTTAGCCTGCCACCATCACAAGTTTTATGGCAAAGAATTTCTGATGATACCAGCATTGCCTATTTAAAAGCAGCTATTATTCGTGCAGATAGTGGCATGACGGCAACTACACCGGGTAGTTTGCAACATTATTTAAGCGATCCTACCATAGCGCTTGGTGCAAACTTTACCGTTTTTGCCCCTACTAATAATGCCTTTAAAGCCTTAATTTATCAGCTTGCTTACCCAATTGTATGGCAAATGATTTATGACCAGGCTTATGCGGCTATATACCCTGTAGTGTACCAGCAAATTTATGACAATGCAATTGCAGGCGGCGCAACTCCCGATGAAGCTACCGCAATAGCAACTGCACAAGCGCCAGCTATTGCACAAACACAAGCCACAGCTATTGCCGATGCACAGGCTCCGGCAACAACCACTGCTTTAGCTTCCAGCCCTACTATTTTCCAAAACCCGGCCTTGTTCCCGTATTTTTCTGCACAAACGGTTAAAGGTATCGTAGTGTATCACATAATGTCTCAACGTATGTTTACCGTAAATGGTCCAACGACTACAACCTTTAAACCCACTTTACTTAATGGCGCAATACCTTTACATCCGGGAATTGGCATTACTGCAACTTTTGCTGGCCCGTTTGTAACGGCAATGACGGTGAAAGGAGTAGGAGGTGGCGCACTTTACCCGGCAGCTAATGTGCTTATAAATCCATTGCCGGGCGCTACAAGCGACCAGCGGTATATTAATGGCGTATTGCATAAAGTTGACAGGGTGCTTTTGCCGCAATAA